In a single window of the Astyanax mexicanus isolate ESR-SI-001 unplaced genomic scaffold, AstMex3_surface scaffold_34, whole genome shotgun sequence genome:
- the LOC125790027 gene encoding uncharacterized protein LOC125790027 yields MVHLPVFTFTAHIQYKRIQKDKPVTFTCGNLTEGSVMWSRDRDGEREDIGEIKNGFINRSNDPIKNYNNKGLSLMISLVSPFYAGLYYCNSTAVACLTVISGPNVTDTCENADLKTRKSWAGLAVVGSVLIAVVSVFTWRWFSRKNIKVEDEEVPEHVYASIDYKISDKAETGGCRRQKEQEDIYYLATHPDPGPTGLLNDPTYSLIQNPVNTRQKADPDGEGLYSLAQRPSSTAEDPQTSKTDS; encoded by the exons ATGGTGCACCTGCCGGTTTTCACGTTTACAGCAC ATATTCAGTATAAGAGGATCCAGAAGGATAAGCCAGTCACCTTTACCTGTGGAAATTTAACCGAGGGCTCAGTGATGTGGAGCAGAGACAGAGACGGAGAAAGGGAAGATATTGGCGAAATTAAGAATGGATTTATCAATCGTTCCAATGATCCTATCAAAAATTACAATAACAAAGGTTTGTCTCTCATGATCTCACTCGTCTCACCCTTCTACGCTGGATTATACTACTGTAACAGCACTGCAGTCGCCTGTCTCACTGTCATATCAG GTCCTAATGTGACGGATACGTGTGAGAACGCTGATCTGAAAACAAGAA AGAGCTGGGCAGGCCTGGCAGTGGTGGGGAGCGTGCTGATAGCAGTGGTTTCCGTTTTCACCTGGAGGTGGTTTTCACGGAAGAATATAAAGG tagagGATGAAGAAGTGCCGGAGCATGTCTACGCCTCCATTGATTATAAGATTTCTGATAAAGCAGAAACAG GTGGATGTCGGAGGCAGAAGGAGCAGGAAGATATATATTACCTCGCCACTCATCCAGACCCAGGTCCCACAG GTCTTCTAAATGATCCCACCTATTCATTGATCCAGAATCCGGTCAACACACGGCAGAAAGCtg ATCCTGATGGAGAAGGGCTGTACAGTCTGGCTCAGAGACCGTCCTCAACAGCAGAAGATCCACAAACATCTAAAACTGATTCTTAA